From Cellulosimicrobium cellulans, the proteins below share one genomic window:
- the resB gene encoding cytochrome c biogenesis protein ResB: MTERTGKAEKTGNQAGGPVGYHPEGIDDAFSTGGDDGGRRNPGDGAPGAAPALPRLGWRGTLRWTWRQLTSMRVALMLLMLLAVAAVPGSVLPQRPQDPAAVLRYLQENPTTGEWLDRLGFFDVYASVWFSAIYILLFVSLVGCILPRTKAHWQALRTRPPRTPRRFDRFPAQARAVTDASPDEVVAAASTHLRGRLRRLPTFRVDTGTEEAAPARGRAAARPAARTVSAERGYVRETGNLLFHLSLVGLLVAVATGQLLHYRGQAIVTEGRGFANAVVDYDTFENGAWFRPSSLVPFSMTLDAFESEFAQDSVAFAQSRDFTATVTVRDPDGESHEETIKVNHPLTAGGAKIYLQGNGFAPEVTVHDADGEVAFSGRVPFLPEDTMYTSRGVIKVPDVSSGLDQIGLVGYFLPTAQLSEDGETAASVYPQPINPLLVLEVYRGDLGLDEGLPQNVYRLDTDDLTPSVDEDGDRVKLLVAPGETVDLPDGLGTITFDSLPRYVALDLRHDPSLTWVLVFALGALTGLAVSLFTPRRRVWVRAWREEVPGTGEDAPRERTVVAVAGLARGDDAGLQGEVDSLLAALPGVAPSGEGDLTSSPGRAPADRTRPTARPAQDPTARPRTKG; encoded by the coding sequence ATGACCGAGCGGACCGGCAAGGCCGAGAAGACGGGGAACCAGGCCGGCGGGCCGGTGGGCTACCACCCCGAGGGCATCGACGACGCGTTCTCCACGGGCGGCGACGACGGCGGTCGTCGGAACCCGGGTGACGGGGCACCCGGTGCGGCCCCGGCGCTCCCGAGGCTCGGGTGGCGCGGCACGCTGCGCTGGACCTGGCGCCAGCTCACGAGCATGCGCGTCGCGCTCATGCTCCTCATGCTGCTCGCGGTCGCGGCGGTGCCCGGCTCCGTCCTGCCCCAGCGTCCGCAGGACCCGGCGGCCGTGCTGCGCTACCTGCAGGAGAACCCCACGACGGGGGAGTGGCTCGACCGGCTCGGGTTCTTCGACGTCTACGCGTCGGTGTGGTTCTCCGCGATCTACATCCTGCTGTTCGTCTCGCTCGTCGGGTGCATCCTGCCGCGCACGAAGGCGCACTGGCAGGCCCTGCGCACGCGCCCCCCGCGCACGCCGCGGCGCTTCGACCGCTTCCCCGCGCAGGCGCGCGCCGTCACCGACGCGTCCCCGGACGAGGTCGTCGCGGCGGCGAGCACCCACCTGCGCGGCCGCCTGCGCCGGCTGCCGACGTTCCGCGTCGACACGGGCACCGAGGAGGCGGCCCCGGCACGGGGTCGCGCCGCCGCGCGTCCCGCGGCACGCACGGTGTCCGCCGAGCGGGGCTACGTGCGCGAGACGGGGAACCTGCTGTTCCACCTGTCGCTCGTCGGCCTCCTGGTCGCCGTCGCGACCGGTCAGCTTCTCCACTACCGCGGCCAGGCGATCGTCACCGAGGGGCGTGGGTTCGCGAACGCGGTCGTCGACTACGACACGTTCGAGAACGGCGCCTGGTTCCGGCCGTCGTCCCTCGTCCCGTTCTCGATGACGCTCGACGCGTTCGAGTCGGAGTTCGCCCAGGACTCCGTCGCGTTCGCGCAGTCGCGCGACTTCACCGCGACGGTCACCGTGCGCGACCCCGACGGCGAGTCCCACGAGGAGACCATCAAGGTCAACCACCCGCTCACCGCGGGCGGCGCCAAGATCTACCTCCAGGGCAACGGGTTCGCGCCCGAGGTCACGGTGCACGACGCCGACGGCGAGGTCGCGTTCTCCGGCCGCGTGCCGTTCCTGCCCGAGGACACGATGTACACCTCGCGCGGCGTCATCAAGGTGCCCGACGTGTCCTCCGGCCTGGACCAGATCGGCCTCGTCGGGTACTTCCTGCCGACGGCCCAGCTCAGCGAGGACGGCGAGACCGCGGCGTCGGTGTACCCGCAGCCGATCAACCCCCTGCTCGTGCTCGAGGTCTACCGGGGCGACCTGGGCCTCGACGAGGGCCTGCCCCAGAACGTCTACCGCCTCGACACCGACGACCTCACGCCGTCGGTCGACGAGGACGGCGACCGCGTGAAGCTGCTCGTCGCCCCGGGCGAGACGGTCGACCTGCCCGACGGCCTCGGCACGATCACGTTCGACTCGCTGCCGCGCTACGTCGCGCTCGACCTGCGCCACGACCCGTCGCTCACGTGGGTGCTCGTGTTCGCGCTCGGCGCGCTCACCGGCCTCGCCGTCTCGCTGTTCACCCCGCGCCGCCGCGTGTGGGTGCGCGCGTGGCGCGAGGAGGTGCCCGGGACGGGCGAGGACGCCCCGCGCGAGCGCACCGTCGTCGCCGTCGCGGGCCTCGCCCGCGGGGACGACGCCGGGCTCCAGGGCGAGGTGGACTCGCTTCTCGCCGCGCTCCCGGGCGTGGCACCATCGGGTGAGGGTGACCTCACCTCGTCGCCGGGACGCGCACCGGCCGACCGCACCCGTCCCACCGCGCGTCCCGCACAGGACCCGACCGCGCGACCGCGCACGAAAGGCTGA
- a CDS encoding histidine phosphatase family protein, with protein MVSTIVHLLRHGEVHNPDGVLYGRIPGYHLSERGHEMARRVAAHLAGEPGPDGASRPRADLTVVVASPLQRAQETATPAAEAFGLELGTDDRLIEAANHFEGMTFGVGDGSLRHPQHWRFLWNPFRPSWGEPYTEQVARMRAAVADARDKAAGHEALLVSHQLPVWLTRLSFENRRLWHDPRKRQCSLASLTSLHFEDDRLVGLHYSEPVADLLPGAATVAGA; from the coding sequence ATGGTCTCCACCATCGTCCACCTCCTGCGCCACGGCGAGGTCCACAACCCCGACGGCGTCCTCTACGGCCGCATCCCCGGCTACCACCTCTCCGAGCGGGGCCACGAGATGGCCCGCCGCGTTGCCGCGCACCTCGCGGGCGAGCCCGGGCCCGACGGCGCGTCGCGCCCGCGCGCGGACCTCACCGTCGTCGTCGCGTCGCCGCTCCAGCGCGCCCAGGAGACGGCCACGCCCGCCGCCGAGGCGTTCGGGCTCGAGCTCGGCACCGACGACCGGCTCATCGAGGCCGCGAACCACTTCGAGGGCATGACCTTCGGCGTCGGGGACGGGTCGCTGCGCCACCCGCAGCACTGGCGCTTCCTGTGGAACCCGTTCCGTCCGTCGTGGGGCGAGCCGTACACCGAGCAGGTCGCGCGCATGCGCGCCGCGGTCGCCGACGCCCGGGACAAGGCCGCGGGCCACGAGGCTCTCCTCGTGAGCCACCAGCTCCCCGTGTGGCTCACGCGCCTGAGCTTCGAGAACCGCCGCCTGTGGCACGACCCGCGCAAGCGGCAGTGCTCGCTCGCGTCGCTCACGTCGCTGCACTTCGAGGACGACCGCCTCGTCGGCCTGCACTACTCCGAGCCGGTCGCCGACCTCCTCCCGGGCGCCGCGACCGTCGCGGGGGCGTGA
- a CDS encoding TlpA family protein disulfide reductase, whose translation MTASSRARDARALPPLRRALTAGVVLAATLGLAACAQDSGATTDVVGQGYVSGDGSVRTWDAGERGDVVALTGTDYEGEAVDTSAWLGDVVVLNTWYAACAPCRAEAPDLVALANDRADDGVQVLGINTTDEAGAAQAFQRRFEVPYPSIDDRSGEVVAALSGTVPLQAVPSTVVLDREGRVAARVIGLAEGSTLSALVDDVLAEDEAAG comes from the coding sequence GTGACCGCCAGCTCGCGCGCGCGTGACGCGCGCGCCCTCCCGCCCCTCCGTCGCGCGCTCACGGCGGGCGTCGTGCTCGCCGCGACGCTCGGCCTCGCGGCCTGCGCCCAGGACTCCGGGGCGACGACCGACGTCGTCGGGCAGGGCTACGTCTCCGGCGACGGTTCGGTCCGCACCTGGGACGCGGGCGAGCGGGGGGACGTCGTCGCGCTCACCGGCACCGACTACGAGGGCGAGGCGGTCGACACGAGCGCCTGGCTGGGCGACGTCGTCGTGCTCAACACCTGGTACGCCGCCTGCGCGCCGTGCCGGGCGGAGGCGCCCGACCTCGTGGCCCTCGCGAACGACCGCGCCGACGACGGCGTGCAGGTGCTCGGTATCAACACGACCGACGAGGCAGGCGCCGCGCAGGCGTTCCAGCGCCGGTTCGAGGTGCCGTACCCGTCGATCGACGACCGCAGCGGTGAGGTCGTCGCGGCGCTCTCCGGCACCGTGCCGCTCCAGGCCGTCCCGTCGACCGTCGTGCTCGACCGCGAGGGCCGCGTCGCGGCGCGCGTCATCGGGCTCGCCGAGGGCTCGACCCTGAGCGCGCTCGTCGACGACGTGCTCGCCGAGGACGAGGCGGCCGGCTGA
- a CDS encoding 30S ribosomal protein bS22, producing MGSVIKKRRKRMAKKKHRKLLRKTRHQRRNKK from the coding sequence ATGGGCTCCGTCATCAAGAAGCGCCGCAAGCGCATGGCCAAGAAGAAGCACCGCAAGCTGCTTCGCAAGACGCGTCACCAGCGTCGCAACAAGAAGTGA
- a CDS encoding redox-sensing transcriptional repressor Rex, which produces MAEQVVGEVTAPGIPSATVARLPSYLRALRDLVARGVATTSSVELAELSGVGPAQLRKDLSFLGSFGTRGVGYDVDSLAQYITEALGLVDEHRIAIVGIGNLGHALANYSGYEQRGFHVAALLDASPEVVGTRAAGLVVEHVDALEEVVAREEVSIVVLATPAAHAQSVADRVVAAGVREILNFAPRALQVPADVDVRGVDVGSELQILAFHSQARALAEAQDR; this is translated from the coding sequence GTGGCTGAGCAGGTAGTCGGTGAGGTGACGGCGCCGGGGATCCCGAGCGCGACGGTGGCGCGGCTGCCCTCCTACCTCCGCGCGCTGCGGGACCTCGTGGCCCGGGGTGTCGCGACGACGTCGTCGGTCGAGCTCGCGGAGCTCTCCGGCGTCGGTCCGGCGCAGCTCCGCAAGGACCTGTCCTTCCTGGGCTCCTTCGGCACGCGCGGCGTCGGCTACGACGTGGACTCGCTCGCGCAGTACATCACCGAGGCGCTGGGGCTCGTGGACGAGCACCGGATCGCGATCGTCGGGATCGGCAACCTGGGGCACGCGCTCGCGAACTACTCGGGGTACGAGCAGCGCGGCTTCCACGTCGCGGCACTGCTCGACGCGTCGCCGGAGGTCGTCGGCACGCGGGCCGCGGGTCTTGTCGTCGAGCACGTCGACGCGCTGGAGGAGGTCGTGGCGCGCGAGGAGGTGTCGATCGTGGTCCTCGCGACGCCGGCGGCGCACGCGCAGTCCGTCGCGGACCGGGTCGTCGCGGCGGGCGTGCGGGAGATCCTCAACTTCGCGCCGCGCGCGCTGCAGGTGCCCGCGGACGTCGACGTGCGCGGCGTGGACGTCGGCAGCGAGCTGCAGATCCTCGCGTTCCACTCCCAGGCCCGCGCGCTCGCGGAGGCCCAGGACCGCTGA
- a CDS encoding MarR family winged helix-turn-helix transcriptional regulator: protein MTSNDVDAQPTTTARSTAATASEEPRWLDPEQQRLWRAYLDGTVRFIESLGRDHEERSDVSLNEYELLVRLSESPDHTLRMSALADGLARSRSRVTHTVARMEARGLVRRSASTGDRRGVNCEMTAEGYRVLVASAPAHVAAVRRFMVDVLTPEQFRALGEAMAAVAEACKADRDT, encoded by the coding sequence ATGACCAGCAACGACGTCGACGCCCAGCCGACGACGACCGCCCGCAGCACCGCCGCGACCGCGAGCGAGGAGCCCCGCTGGCTCGATCCCGAGCAGCAGCGGTTGTGGCGCGCCTACCTCGACGGGACCGTGCGCTTCATCGAGTCGCTGGGGCGCGACCACGAGGAGCGGTCGGACGTGTCGCTCAACGAGTACGAGCTGCTCGTCCGGCTCTCGGAGAGCCCGGACCACACGCTGCGCATGTCCGCGCTCGCGGACGGGCTGGCCCGGTCCCGGAGCCGCGTCACCCACACCGTGGCGCGCATGGAGGCGCGCGGCCTGGTCCGGCGCTCGGCGAGCACGGGCGACCGCCGCGGGGTCAACTGCGAGATGACGGCCGAGGGCTACCGCGTGCTCGTGGCGTCCGCGCCGGCGCACGTGGCCGCCGTGCGCCGGTTCATGGTCGACGTGCTCACGCCGGAGCAGTTCCGCGCGCTCGGCGAGGCGATGGCGGCCGTCGCCGAGGCGTGCAAGGCCGACCGCGACACCTGA
- a CDS encoding acetoin utilization protein AcuC — translation MPTTDPTSSPAPVGAGAAAPGSCVVWSPELLGYDFGPGHPMSPARLDLTMGLVRALGLLDGDGAPRGAPRVVRPEPASDDVLGLVHEAAYVAAVRAASEHGTPDPRRGLGTEDDPVFPGMHEAAARIVAGSYEAAGEIAAGRVGHAVNVAGGMHHAKAGAASGFCVYNDAAVAIRRLLDDGVARVAYVDLDAHHGDGVEEAFWDDPRVLTVSVHQSGTTLFPGTGHPTDVGGAGAEGTAVNVGLPRRTDGARWLRAVDAVVPPVLRAFRPEVLVTQHGCDAHGEDPLSDLDVSVDAQRTALAWVHDLAHELTDGRWLALGGGGYAIARVVPLVWTAVVGEVVHRPVTAGEPLPDEWRARVAEVAGFDAPLAFGPPVDVRRWSSGYDPDDDVDRAVAATRRAVFPLLGLDPHFD, via the coding sequence GAGCTCCTCGGGTACGACTTCGGCCCCGGGCACCCCATGTCCCCGGCCCGGCTCGACCTGACGATGGGGCTGGTGCGCGCGCTCGGCCTGCTCGACGGCGACGGTGCGCCCCGAGGTGCGCCTCGCGTCGTCCGGCCGGAGCCGGCGAGCGACGACGTCCTGGGCCTCGTGCACGAGGCGGCGTACGTCGCGGCCGTGCGGGCCGCGTCCGAGCACGGCACGCCCGACCCGCGCCGAGGGCTCGGCACCGAGGACGACCCGGTCTTCCCCGGCATGCACGAGGCCGCCGCCCGGATCGTCGCGGGCTCCTACGAGGCGGCGGGGGAGATCGCCGCGGGGCGCGTCGGGCACGCGGTGAACGTCGCGGGGGGCATGCACCACGCGAAGGCGGGCGCGGCGTCGGGCTTCTGCGTCTACAACGACGCGGCCGTCGCGATCCGCCGCCTCCTGGACGACGGCGTCGCGCGCGTCGCGTACGTCGACCTCGACGCCCACCACGGCGACGGCGTGGAGGAGGCGTTCTGGGACGACCCGCGCGTCCTCACCGTGTCCGTCCACCAGAGCGGGACGACGCTCTTCCCCGGCACGGGGCACCCGACCGACGTCGGGGGCGCGGGCGCCGAGGGCACCGCGGTCAACGTCGGGCTCCCGCGCCGCACGGACGGCGCGCGCTGGCTGCGCGCGGTCGACGCCGTCGTGCCGCCGGTGCTGCGCGCGTTCCGGCCCGAGGTCCTGGTCACGCAGCACGGGTGCGACGCGCACGGCGAGGACCCGCTCTCCGACCTCGACGTGTCCGTCGACGCGCAGCGCACCGCCCTGGCCTGGGTGCACGACCTCGCGCACGAGCTCACCGACGGACGCTGGCTCGCGCTCGGCGGCGGCGGGTACGCGATCGCGCGCGTCGTGCCGCTCGTGTGGACGGCGGTCGTGGGGGAGGTCGTCCATCGGCCCGTGACGGCGGGCGAGCCGCTCCCCGACGAGTGGCGCGCCCGCGTCGCCGAGGTCGCCGGGTTCGACGCCCCGCTCGCGTTCGGCCCGCCCGTCGACGTGCGGCGTTGGAGCAGCGGCTACGACCCCGACGACGACGTCGACCGGGCCGTCGCGGCCACGCGCCGCGCCGTCTTCCCGCTGCTCGGCCTCGACCCGCACTTCGACTGA
- a CDS encoding cytochrome c biogenesis CcdA family protein, translating into MLLAVPVAVLAGLVSFASPCVLPLVPGYVGYVSGMAAANAGNARGASGGTTTATRVAAPSRGRVLAGVGLFVAGFTLVFVALMFAAGAIGVHLVRWEDVITRVLGVVVILMGLAFMGAVPFLQRERRLHLSPQAGLWGAPLLGVVFGLGWTPCLGPTLVAVQALSLSEASAGRGAVLGVAYCLGLGVPFLLIALGLQSSQRMLGFLRRHRLAIMRIGGGLLVLIGLALVTGLWTTWTTSLQGWIGGYVTVV; encoded by the coding sequence ATGCTGCTGGCGGTCCCCGTGGCGGTCCTCGCCGGGCTCGTCTCCTTCGCGTCGCCGTGCGTGCTGCCGCTCGTGCCCGGCTACGTGGGCTACGTCTCCGGCATGGCCGCGGCGAACGCCGGGAACGCTCGCGGCGCGTCCGGGGGCACGACGACGGCCACCCGGGTCGCGGCGCCGAGCCGCGGCCGGGTCCTCGCGGGGGTCGGGCTCTTCGTCGCCGGGTTCACGCTCGTGTTCGTCGCGCTCATGTTCGCGGCCGGGGCGATCGGCGTGCACCTGGTCCGCTGGGAGGACGTCATCACGCGCGTGCTCGGCGTGGTCGTGATCCTCATGGGCCTCGCATTCATGGGAGCGGTCCCGTTCCTGCAGCGCGAGCGGCGCCTGCACCTCAGCCCGCAGGCCGGGCTCTGGGGCGCCCCGCTGCTCGGCGTCGTGTTCGGGCTCGGCTGGACGCCGTGCCTCGGCCCGACCCTCGTCGCGGTGCAGGCGCTCTCGCTGAGCGAGGCGTCGGCGGGGCGGGGAGCGGTCCTCGGGGTCGCCTACTGCCTCGGGCTGGGCGTGCCGTTCCTGCTCATCGCGCTCGGGCTGCAGAGCTCGCAGCGCATGCTCGGCTTCCTGCGTCGGCACCGCCTCGCGATCATGCGGATCGGCGGCGGCCTGCTGGTGCTCATCGGCCTCGCGCTGGTCACGGGCCTGTGGACGACGTGGACGACGTCGCTGCAGGGCTGGATCGGCGGATACGTGACGGTGGTGTGA
- a CDS encoding YceI family protein produces the protein MATPLPAGLNAGTYALDSSHSQAAFTVRHAGISKVRGTLAITAGTITVGDDLESTSVTAELDAASVSTGDANRDNHLRSADFWDAENKPTWSFTSTSISGDGDDFVVAGDLTINGVTKPVELETEFAGTATDPFGNPRAGFEAKTEISRKEFGLTWNAALETGGVLVGDKIKIALDVSAIKQA, from the coding sequence ATGGCCACGCCGCTGCCCGCCGGGCTCAACGCCGGTACCTACGCCCTCGACTCGTCCCACTCGCAGGCGGCCTTCACGGTCCGCCACGCCGGCATCTCCAAGGTGCGCGGCACGCTCGCCATCACGGCCGGCACCATCACCGTGGGCGACGACCTCGAGTCGACCTCCGTGACCGCCGAGCTCGACGCGGCGTCCGTGAGCACGGGCGACGCGAACCGCGACAACCACCTGCGCAGCGCGGACTTCTGGGACGCCGAGAACAAGCCGACGTGGAGCTTCACGTCGACCAGCATCTCGGGCGACGGCGACGACTTCGTCGTGGCGGGCGACCTGACCATCAACGGCGTGACCAAGCCGGTGGAGCTCGAGACCGAGTTCGCGGGCACCGCGACCGACCCGTTCGGCAACCCGCGCGCCGGGTTCGAGGCGAAGACCGAGATCTCCCGCAAGGAGTTCGGCCTCACCTGGAACGCCGCGCTCGAGACCGGCGGCGTGCTCGTGGGCGACAAGATCAAGATCGCCCTCGACGTCTCGGCCATCAAGCAGGCCTGA
- the ccsB gene encoding c-type cytochrome biogenesis protein CcsB: MTVAELSQDLVWAAATALTVALVAFAIDLARLAGRVDAEPTTVRAGERADARVQDADRAEVLAGAGASSASPYGPDASGTADDATADAVAAPEPSRKAANIGISLTWLGTALLLVAIVTRGIAAGRTPWANMYEFTLVGAFVALAVFLAVSLKRDVRFLGSFVTGLAVLFLVLAQNAFFVAATGVQPALQSYWLVIHVGVAIIATGIFTVAFVTSVLQLLRDSRDSGNAFLGTRGWRWLDSTPGPLQLEALSFRLNAVAFVLWTFTIIGGAIWAEHAWGRYWGWDPKEVWSFVVWIVYAAYLHARTTRGWSGRRAAYFVIVGYACVLFNFTGVNLLFNGKHSYSGLNPGD, encoded by the coding sequence ATGACCGTAGCCGAGCTGAGCCAGGACCTCGTCTGGGCCGCGGCGACCGCGCTGACCGTGGCGCTGGTGGCGTTCGCGATCGACCTCGCGCGCCTCGCCGGACGCGTGGACGCCGAGCCGACGACCGTGCGCGCCGGCGAGCGGGCCGACGCCCGGGTGCAGGACGCCGACCGCGCCGAGGTGCTCGCGGGCGCCGGCGCGTCGTCCGCCTCGCCGTACGGCCCGGACGCGTCCGGCACCGCCGACGACGCGACGGCCGACGCGGTCGCGGCGCCCGAGCCGTCGCGCAAGGCGGCGAACATCGGGATCTCGCTGACGTGGCTCGGGACGGCGCTGCTGCTCGTCGCGATCGTCACGCGAGGGATCGCCGCCGGCCGCACGCCGTGGGCCAACATGTACGAGTTCACGCTCGTGGGTGCGTTCGTCGCGCTCGCGGTGTTCCTGGCCGTGTCGCTCAAGCGGGACGTGCGCTTCCTCGGGTCGTTCGTCACCGGCCTCGCCGTGCTCTTCCTCGTGCTCGCGCAGAACGCGTTCTTCGTCGCCGCGACCGGCGTGCAGCCCGCGCTCCAGTCCTACTGGCTCGTCATCCACGTCGGGGTCGCGATCATCGCGACGGGCATCTTCACCGTCGCGTTCGTCACGTCGGTGCTCCAGCTCCTGCGCGACTCGCGCGACTCCGGGAACGCGTTCCTCGGCACCCGCGGCTGGCGGTGGCTCGACTCGACGCCCGGACCGCTGCAGCTCGAGGCGCTGAGCTTCCGCCTCAACGCGGTCGCGTTCGTGCTGTGGACGTTCACCATCATCGGCGGCGCGATCTGGGCCGAGCACGCCTGGGGCCGCTACTGGGGCTGGGACCCCAAGGAGGTCTGGAGCTTCGTCGTCTGGATCGTGTACGCGGCGTACCTGCACGCGCGCACGACCCGCGGCTGGTCCGGGCGCCGGGCGGCGTACTTCGTGATCGTCGGCTACGCGTGCGTGCTCTTCAACTTCACGGGCGTGAACCTGCTCTTCAACGGCAAGCACTCGTACTCGGGCCTCAACCCGGGCGACTGA
- a CDS encoding glutaredoxin family protein gives MTTSDAPAPPVVLYGRAGCHLCDDARAVVEAVCAEAGVAWAEVDVDAPGADPALREQYGEYVPVVTVGGVRQGFWRVDARRLARAVGRISTARADLG, from the coding sequence GTGACCACCTCTGACGCCCCCGCACCTCCCGTCGTCCTCTACGGCCGCGCGGGGTGCCACCTGTGCGACGACGCGCGGGCCGTCGTCGAGGCGGTGTGCGCCGAGGCGGGGGTCGCGTGGGCGGAGGTGGACGTGGACGCGCCGGGCGCGGACCCGGCGCTGCGCGAGCAGTACGGCGAGTACGTCCCGGTCGTCACGGTGGGGGGTGTCCGGCAGGGGTTCTGGCGGGTGGACGCGCGCCGGCTCGCTCGTGCGGTGGGTCGGATTTCGACGGCGCGCGCGGACCTGGGATGA
- a CDS encoding HAD family hydrolase, whose translation MATSSGPGPVPTPGSTDPEDAPTAGRTPPAPAHRTAAFFDVDNTIIRGASSFHLARALYQRQFFSTLDIARFAVHQARYLLFGENKQQIDRIRSRALALIAGRSVAEVTAIGEEVYDTVLSLRIYPGTRRLLDEHLAAGHQVWLVSATPVEIGELIARRLGTTGALGTVAEHEDGFYTGRLVGDMMHGRAKAAGVRALAEREDIDLAASYAYGDSLNDVTMMETVGHPCPINPDARLRRHAQDVGWPIREFRGRRRRVARSSVRTASWAGAAWAAALVLRSVRRAVDRRITRL comes from the coding sequence ATGGCGACGTCTTCCGGTCCGGGCCCCGTCCCGACCCCCGGGTCGACGGACCCCGAGGACGCACCCACCGCCGGGCGCACGCCGCCCGCTCCCGCGCACCGCACGGCCGCCTTCTTCGACGTCGACAACACCATCATCCGCGGCGCGTCGTCGTTCCACCTCGCCCGCGCCCTGTACCAGCGGCAGTTCTTCTCGACGCTCGACATCGCGCGCTTCGCCGTGCACCAGGCGCGCTACCTCCTGTTCGGCGAGAACAAGCAGCAGATCGACCGCATCCGGTCGCGCGCGCTCGCCCTCATCGCGGGGCGTTCCGTCGCCGAGGTCACCGCGATCGGCGAGGAGGTCTACGACACCGTCCTCTCGCTGCGCATCTACCCTGGCACGCGCCGCCTGCTCGACGAGCACCTCGCCGCCGGCCACCAGGTGTGGCTCGTCTCCGCGACCCCCGTCGAGATCGGCGAGCTCATCGCCCGCCGTCTCGGCACGACCGGTGCCCTCGGCACCGTCGCGGAGCACGAGGACGGCTTCTACACCGGCCGCCTCGTGGGCGACATGATGCACGGCCGCGCCAAGGCCGCCGGGGTGCGCGCGCTCGCCGAGCGCGAGGACATCGACCTCGCGGCGTCCTACGCCTACGGCGACTCGCTCAACGACGTCACCATGATGGAGACGGTCGGCCACCCGTGCCCCATCAACCCCGACGCGCGCCTGCGCCGGCACGCGCAGGACGTCGGCTGGCCCATCCGCGAGTTCCGGGGCCGACGCCGCCGCGTCGCCCGCAGCAGCGTCCGCACCGCGAGCTGGGCCGGAGCCGCGTGGGCGGCCGCGCTCGTCCTGCGGTCGGTCCGCCGCGCCGTCGACCGCCGCATCACCCGCCTCTGA